In Mycolicibacterium mucogenicum DSM 44124, the following are encoded in one genomic region:
- a CDS encoding class I SAM-dependent methyltransferase — MTGTTSSDQADADAALKAKHRALWASGDYATVASDLISSLGPELVRACGIRPGDRVLDVAAGSGNAAIPAAALGATVTASDLTPELFDAGRAIAAQRGVELEWMTADAEALPYEDNSFDVVMSCVGAMFAPHHQITADELVRVCRPGGTIGMINWTPTGFIGQLFATMKPYATPLPPGASPALLWGDDNHVRELFGDKVTELTVQRQTVTMARCPTPVEFREYWKTNYGPTIAVYNFNADQPDRIAQLDSDFEQFLTAANQSTAPGHTLYQAEYLLVTAVKR; from the coding sequence ATGACCGGCACGACTTCGTCGGATCAGGCCGACGCCGACGCGGCACTCAAGGCGAAGCACCGCGCCCTGTGGGCCTCCGGCGACTACGCCACCGTCGCCTCCGACCTGATTTCGTCGCTCGGCCCGGAGCTGGTGCGCGCCTGCGGAATCCGGCCGGGAGATCGCGTGCTCGACGTGGCGGCCGGGTCGGGTAATGCGGCGATTCCCGCGGCGGCGCTCGGTGCGACGGTCACGGCGAGCGACCTGACCCCCGAGCTGTTCGATGCCGGCCGAGCCATCGCTGCCCAGCGCGGCGTCGAACTGGAATGGATGACGGCAGATGCCGAAGCGCTGCCCTACGAAGACAACAGCTTCGACGTCGTGATGTCCTGTGTCGGCGCGATGTTCGCACCACATCACCAGATCACCGCCGACGAGCTGGTCCGGGTGTGCCGTCCCGGTGGCACCATCGGCATGATCAACTGGACGCCAACCGGTTTCATCGGTCAGTTGTTCGCGACCATGAAGCCCTACGCAACCCCGTTGCCCCCCGGCGCCAGCCCGGCGCTGCTCTGGGGCGACGACAACCACGTGCGAGAGCTGTTCGGCGACAAGGTGACCGAGCTGACGGTTCAGCGGCAGACGGTGACGATGGCCCGTTGTCCGACGCCGGTCGAATTCCGTGAATACTGGAAGACCAACTACGGGCCGACCATCGCCGTCTACAACTTCAACGCTGACCAACCAGATCGAATCGCGCAGTTGGACAGCGACTTCGAACAGTTCCTGACTGCGGCCAACCAGTCGACCGCGCCCGGCCACACGCTGTATCAGGCCGAATATTTGCTGGTCACCGCGGTCAAGCGGTAA
- a CDS encoding M15 family metallopeptidase, which produces MRLAATTLALAGALTLLGPMPSASADAASPFDVSDPAVGRLDPALLAAVQHATTAAAAEGIPMTITSGWRSPEFQQQLLDDAIQTYGSYNAARQYVQTPQQSKHVSGQAVDIGGQSADKWLIANGGRFGLCQIYANELWHFELATDAHGDCPPLLPNAAS; this is translated from the coding sequence ATGCGACTCGCTGCGACCACGTTAGCCTTGGCAGGTGCGCTCACGCTGCTCGGACCGATGCCATCCGCGTCCGCCGATGCGGCGAGCCCCTTCGATGTTTCTGATCCGGCGGTCGGCCGGCTTGATCCGGCCTTGTTGGCAGCGGTCCAGCATGCCACGACCGCGGCGGCTGCCGAGGGAATCCCCATGACGATCACCTCCGGCTGGCGCTCTCCAGAGTTCCAGCAGCAATTGCTCGACGACGCGATCCAGACCTACGGCAGTTACAACGCCGCGCGGCAGTACGTCCAGACGCCGCAGCAGTCCAAGCATGTCAGCGGCCAGGCCGTCGACATCGGCGGCCAGAGTGCCGACAAGTGGCTGATCGCCAATGGTGGGCGCTTCGGCTTGTGTCAGATCTACGCCAACGAACTCTGGCATTTCGAGCTGGCCACCGATGCCCACGGGGACTGCCCTCCGCTGCTACCCAACGCCGCCAGCTGA
- a CDS encoding PucR family transcriptional regulator, whose protein sequence is MTDPAARFSGLDLDEEIVRALEGVLPQMAERTVAAVTAEVPSYTDAFSGPMGQTIENAVQLALGAFLRLTTRSHDTDPGPRLSPALDGAYDLGRGEARTGRSIDALLSAYRVGARVSWRELSATAVAAGLSAATTARFAEMVFAFIDELSAASVSGHADELAAAGRVRQRHLDRLAAELLAGAPMNQLLASAEQADWKPPKTLSAVLLLEVETRKLSVLFAQETLHTSLDVSEVDAGESLAVVLVPDADGQQRQRVLDAMTGSRVIVGPSRQWWQVKSSYLRAMRTRALVAGGSGVVDTEEHLVDLVLSADHDAVDDLRRRVLAPLAGLRPSTAERLEETLRAWVLHLGRRDAVAESLFVHPQTVRYRMTQLRDFYGDRLDDPDAVLEITVALGLTGARTPAVTTTPESSSGSAGGVG, encoded by the coding sequence ATGACGGATCCTGCTGCCCGATTCAGTGGCCTGGACCTCGACGAGGAGATAGTTCGGGCGCTGGAAGGGGTGTTGCCTCAGATGGCCGAGCGGACCGTCGCGGCGGTCACGGCCGAGGTGCCGAGCTACACCGACGCGTTCAGCGGACCGATGGGGCAGACCATCGAGAACGCGGTACAGCTGGCGCTGGGCGCGTTCCTGCGTCTGACCACCCGGTCCCACGACACCGATCCGGGGCCGAGGCTGTCTCCGGCGCTCGACGGTGCCTACGACCTGGGTCGGGGTGAGGCCCGCACCGGCCGGTCGATCGATGCCCTGCTGTCGGCCTACCGGGTCGGCGCTCGAGTGTCGTGGCGAGAGCTCTCGGCCACCGCGGTCGCAGCAGGACTGTCTGCGGCGACCACCGCGAGGTTCGCCGAAATGGTGTTCGCGTTCATCGACGAACTGTCGGCGGCCAGCGTGTCGGGCCACGCAGATGAACTCGCCGCCGCCGGCCGGGTCCGGCAACGCCACCTCGACCGGCTCGCCGCGGAACTGTTGGCGGGCGCGCCCATGAACCAGCTGCTCGCCAGTGCCGAGCAGGCCGACTGGAAGCCGCCGAAGACGCTGAGCGCCGTGCTGCTGCTGGAGGTTGAAACCCGCAAGCTGTCAGTCCTTTTCGCCCAGGAAACCCTCCACACGAGTCTTGACGTGTCTGAGGTGGACGCCGGTGAATCGCTGGCCGTGGTGCTCGTCCCCGACGCCGATGGTCAGCAGCGGCAGCGGGTCCTCGACGCCATGACCGGCAGCCGCGTGATCGTCGGACCTTCGCGTCAGTGGTGGCAGGTGAAATCCTCCTACCTGCGCGCGATGCGCACCCGGGCCCTGGTGGCAGGTGGCTCCGGTGTCGTTGACACCGAAGAACACCTCGTCGACCTGGTGCTCAGTGCCGACCACGACGCCGTCGACGACCTGCGTCGGCGCGTGCTGGCGCCGCTCGCTGGGCTGCGACCGAGCACAGCTGAACGGCTCGAGGAAACGCTACGGGCCTGGGTCCTGCACCTCGGCCGCCGCGACGCCGTCGCCGAGTCGCTGTTCGTGCACCCGCAGACGGTGCGTTACCGCATGACCCAGCTGCGCGACTTCTACGGCGACCGGCTCGACGATCCAGATGCGGTATTGGAAATCACTGTGGCACTTGGCCTTACCGGCGCGCGGACACCTGCAGTCACCACGACGCCGGAATCGAGCAGCGGATCAGCTGGCGGCGTTGGGTAG